In Prosthecomicrobium sp. N25, one DNA window encodes the following:
- the mdoH gene encoding glucans biosynthesis glucosyltransferase MdoH, with amino-acid sequence MAADTPDETGTLEHPPVEDRHGEAKPETPARSEVGTLGAFIPSVPPESALAMPVQNFWRWDGAKPSVTDRPTDGATLLARIAVFGGAILLSIFGISEMVGVVRAGGIVGLEWPLIVLFGTTFSWIALSASSGVVGFVAGLLERRMPRPAERPLASRTALVMPVYNESPARTMAALEAMAQSIAAEGAASHFEIFILSDTTDPTAWVEEEIAFMRLRHRLAGTMQVWYRRRHKNVARKAGNVGDFVTRWGGRYDHMLVLDADSLMEGRTIVTLVRAMEDDPRAGIVQSLPLIVNRNTLFARQQQFAGRIYGPLIARGLSIWTGRDGNYWGHNAIIRTRAFAEACGLPDLKGRKPFGGHVMSHDFVEAALIRRAGWSVTMLPWLGGSYEESPPSILDVASRDRRWAQGNLQHTPLVFASGLAWPSRIHFATGIMSYLASPIWLMLLLTGLALALQARFIRPEYFSKDFSLFPAWPRFDSERALQLFLITMAVLMLPKVLGTIESILRPEIRKPAGGGFRILASMLLETLLSALVAPVMMLIQSRHVIEILSGRDSGWKTQRRDDGGIPVSEVFRHHWQHVAIGVVMGLAAYAISPAILAWMAPTLVGLVGAVGISWASGSMALGLALRRAGLLTIPEETSPPGVIESAARFQADAEEDLPEVEDGLTLVVNDRRVRDLHERLLLPVPLRERGKPDLEPVMAEAKIREAVSVEEALRWLTPKERMAVLSQPQLLAQLDRLLVPVDQRPTLVPAG; translated from the coding sequence ATGGCCGCCGACACGCCCGACGAGACCGGTACGCTGGAGCACCCGCCCGTCGAGGACCGACACGGCGAGGCGAAGCCGGAGACGCCCGCACGCAGCGAGGTCGGGACGCTCGGCGCCTTCATCCCCTCCGTGCCGCCGGAGAGCGCGCTGGCGATGCCGGTGCAGAACTTCTGGCGCTGGGACGGCGCGAAGCCGTCCGTGACCGACCGGCCGACCGACGGGGCCACGCTGCTCGCCCGGATCGCCGTTTTCGGCGGCGCCATCCTGCTCTCGATCTTCGGCATCTCCGAGATGGTCGGCGTCGTGCGCGCCGGCGGCATCGTCGGCCTCGAATGGCCGCTGATCGTGCTCTTCGGGACCACCTTCTCGTGGATCGCACTATCGGCGTCGAGCGGCGTGGTCGGCTTCGTCGCCGGTCTCTTGGAGCGGCGCATGCCGCGGCCGGCCGAGCGGCCCCTCGCCTCGCGCACGGCGCTCGTCATGCCCGTCTATAACGAGAGCCCGGCCCGGACCATGGCGGCGCTTGAGGCGATGGCGCAATCGATCGCCGCCGAGGGCGCGGCGAGCCATTTCGAGATCTTCATCCTCTCCGACACCACCGATCCGACGGCCTGGGTAGAGGAGGAGATCGCCTTCATGCGCCTGCGCCACCGGCTCGCCGGGACCATGCAGGTCTGGTACCGGCGGCGGCACAAGAACGTCGCCCGCAAGGCCGGCAACGTCGGCGACTTCGTCACCCGTTGGGGCGGGCGCTACGACCACATGCTGGTGCTCGACGCCGACAGCCTGATGGAAGGCCGGACGATCGTCACGCTCGTGCGCGCCATGGAGGACGATCCGCGCGCCGGCATCGTCCAGTCGCTGCCGCTGATCGTCAACCGGAACACGCTCTTCGCCCGCCAGCAGCAGTTCGCCGGCCGCATCTACGGACCGCTGATCGCCCGCGGCCTCAGCATCTGGACGGGGCGGGACGGCAACTACTGGGGCCACAACGCCATCATCCGCACGCGCGCCTTCGCGGAGGCCTGCGGCCTGCCCGACCTCAAGGGCCGCAAGCCCTTCGGCGGGCACGTGATGAGCCACGACTTCGTCGAGGCCGCCCTGATCCGCCGCGCGGGCTGGTCGGTGACGATGCTGCCCTGGCTCGGGGGCTCCTACGAGGAGAGCCCGCCGTCGATCCTGGACGTCGCCTCGCGCGACCGGCGCTGGGCGCAGGGCAACCTGCAGCACACGCCGCTCGTCTTCGCCAGCGGGCTCGCCTGGCCGTCGCGGATCCACTTCGCCACCGGCATCATGAGCTACCTCGCCTCGCCGATCTGGCTGATGCTGCTCCTGACCGGCCTCGCGCTCGCCCTGCAGGCGCGGTTCATCCGGCCGGAATATTTCTCCAAGGACTTCTCGCTCTTTCCGGCCTGGCCGCGCTTCGATTCCGAGCGCGCCCTTCAGCTCTTCCTGATCACCATGGCGGTCCTGATGCTGCCGAAGGTGCTTGGGACGATCGAGAGCATTCTGCGGCCCGAGATCCGCAAGCCCGCCGGCGGCGGCTTCCGTATCCTCGCCAGCATGCTGCTGGAGACCCTGCTCTCGGCCCTCGTGGCCCCCGTCATGATGCTGATCCAGAGCCGGCACGTGATCGAGATCCTCTCCGGCCGGGACTCGGGCTGGAAGACCCAGCGGCGGGACGACGGCGGCATCCCGGTCTCCGAGGTGTTCCGCCACCACTGGCAGCATGTGGCGATCGGCGTGGTCATGGGGCTGGCGGCCTATGCCATCTCGCCGGCGATCCTCGCCTGGATGGCGCCGACCCTGGTCGGCCTCGTCGGCGCGGTCGGCATCTCCTGGGCGAGCGGATCGATGGCCCTCGGGCTCGCGCTGCGCCGGGCCGGGCTGCTGACCATTCCCGAGGAGACGTCCCCGCCAGGGGTCATCGAAAGCGCCGCCCGCTTCCAGGCCGACGCCGAGGAGGACCTGCCGGAGGTGGAGGACGGGCTGACGCTGGTCGTCAACGACCGGCGCGTGCGGGATCTCCACGAGCGGCTTCTCCTGCCCGTGCCGCTGCGCGAGCGCGGCAAGCCGGACCTCGAGCCCGTCATGGCGGAGGCCAAGATCCGGGAGGCCGTTTCGGTCGAGGAGGCCCTGCGCTGGCTGACGCCGAAGGAGCGCATGGCCGTCCTGTCCCAGCCCCAGCTGCTGGCCCAGTTGGACCGCCTCCTCGTGCCCGTCGACCAGCGCCCCACGCTGGTGCCGGCCGGCTGA
- a CDS encoding YaiI/YqxD family protein gives MDGATSDPQRIEILVDADACPVKDEIYKVAGRYGLKVFLVANSWMQVPADPLVERVVVPAGPDVADDWIAGRAGPGRVVVTADIPLADRCVKAGAAVIGPTGKPFTPDSIGMALATRNLMDDLRSAGAVTGGPRPFDRRQRSTFLSALDVAVQRLKRAGWGAG, from the coding sequence ATGGACGGCGCGACGTCGGACCCGCAGCGCATCGAGATCCTGGTCGACGCCGATGCCTGCCCGGTGAAGGATGAGATCTACAAGGTTGCCGGCCGCTACGGCCTGAAGGTCTTCCTCGTCGCCAACAGCTGGATGCAGGTGCCGGCCGACCCTCTGGTCGAGCGGGTGGTCGTCCCGGCGGGCCCGGACGTCGCCGACGACTGGATCGCCGGGCGCGCCGGCCCGGGCCGGGTTGTGGTCACGGCCGACATCCCCCTGGCCGATCGTTGCGTCAAGGCCGGCGCCGCCGTGATCGGTCCCACCGGCAAGCCCTTCACGCCCGACTCGATCGGCATGGCCCTGGCCACCCGCAATCTCATGGACGACCTGCGCAGCGCCGGAGCCGTGACCGGAGGCCCGAGGCCCTTCGACCGCCGCCAGCGCTCGACCTTCCTGTCGGCGCTCGACGTGGCGGTGCAGCGGCTGAAGCGGGCCGGTTGGGGCGCCGGTTAG
- a CDS encoding response regulator transcription factor, producing the protein MSAPEPAAPGVHVVDDDPAVRDSLGWLFRTRGLPVTVWDSGEAFLAAWRPGWRGCVVLDVRMTGLSGLDVLDRLKAQNAAQPVIVLTGHGDVPIAVQALKNGAHDFLEKPFDADDLVGRVVAALELESRRHDETRAAQGVADRLASLSAREQEVLDLLLAGLMNKQIADRLGITMRTVEVHRARILEKFGVRSAVELAHRIAKVR; encoded by the coding sequence ATGAGCGCGCCCGAACCCGCTGCCCCGGGGGTGCATGTGGTCGACGACGACCCGGCCGTCCGCGACAGCCTCGGCTGGCTATTCCGGACCCGCGGTCTTCCGGTGACGGTCTGGGACTCCGGCGAGGCCTTCCTCGCGGCCTGGCGTCCGGGCTGGCGCGGCTGCGTGGTGCTCGACGTGCGCATGACCGGCCTCTCCGGCCTCGACGTGCTGGACCGCCTCAAGGCCCAGAACGCGGCCCAGCCGGTGATCGTGCTCACCGGCCACGGCGACGTCCCGATCGCGGTCCAGGCCCTGAAGAACGGAGCGCACGACTTCCTGGAGAAGCCCTTCGACGCGGACGACCTCGTCGGCCGTGTCGTCGCCGCCCTGGAGCTGGAATCCCGGCGCCACGACGAGACCCGCGCCGCGCAAGGCGTCGCCGACCGGCTGGCCAGTCTCTCGGCCCGTGAGCAGGAGGTGCTCGACCTCCTCCTCGCCGGCCTGATGAACAAGCAGATCGCCGACCGCCTCGGCATCACAATGCGCACCGTCGAGGTCCACCGCGCCCGTATCCTGGAGAAGTTCGGCGTCCGCTCCGCCGTGGAACTGGCGCACCGGATCGCCAAGGTGCGATAA